The Christensenella timonensis DNA segment GAACTCGCCTACGGCGGCGGCATTGATATCGTTTTCCATGAACACCGGTACGCTGAGCTTTCCTTCCAACTGCGCCAGCATTTCCGTACAGTCTGTTTTTTCCTTCATACCCACGGTAAAAGCATATTCCACCGTGTTTTTCTGCGTATCCACGACGCCCGGCATCCCCAGCCCCACGCCCAGTATCCTCGGCTGCGGGATCTCGTTGCGCTGCGCCAACTGCCGGATGGCTTCCACGATCTCTTTGCCCAGCATATCCTGCAGGGGTAAACGCAGGGACATTTGTACATAATCTATGATATCGCCATTTAGGTCGACCAGCGCGATCCTCACGTTTTCGTCCTGGAAGTCGACGCCGAAAGCATAAAACGCTTTTTCATTGCGCTTCAAAAGGTTTGGCCTGCGGCCTACGGCGGCCTCCCCTTCACCGGCGTGCAACAATATCCCCTTCTCAATGAAGGAATCGATGATCTTGATGACCGTCGGCGCGCTGATTCCCGTCATCCGGCTGATGTCGGCTTTGGAGTAGCTGTTTCCGTCTTGGAACAGGTCATAGATGACTTTGCTGTTGTTTTTTTTCAAATGGGAAGGAACGTAAACGTTCATCATGATTCCTCTTTGTTATCTTATTCGGGTTCCATTTCCATTTTAACACAGATTTTGTCTTCTACAACCATCTTTCTGTTTTATGGATCGTATGTCGCGGTTTTTTAATTAGTTAACTTTACTAATTAATATAATCCCTACCCACCTATCTGTCAATCCCTTTTTTAAAAAATTCTTCAAACAAAAAAGGAGCGATTCCCGCCCCTTTCCCGCCAGACATGGTCAACAGCCTAAGATATGCCCCATATCTCCCGCGCATATTCCCCGACCGTGCGGTCGCTGGAGAAAAACGCGCTGCGCGCCACATTGTAGAGGCACTTGCGGCCGAACGCCATAGCGTCCTTCGTATCGTAGATCGCGCGCAGCTTCTGGTTGACGTAATCCTCAAAGTCGAGCAGCAGCCTGTACTTATCCGCCTGCTGGCAGTAAGAACCGTGCAGCAGCATATCGTAGATCGCGCGGAACATGCCCGTGTCCCCATCCGAAAACGTTCCATCCACAAGCGTATCGATCACGCGCCTAAGCCGTGCATTGTTTTCGTAGATCTCCATTGGGTTGTACGTTCCCTCGATCCGCGCGAGATCCTCGACCCGCGCCCCGAAGATATAATTGTTCTCCTCGCCGGCTTGCGCTGCAATCTCGATGTTCGCGCCGTCGTACGTGCCCAGCGTGACTGCGCCGTTGAGCATGAACTTCATGTTGCCCGTGCCCGACGCCTCCATGCCCGCGGTGGATATCTGCTCGGAAATGTCCGCCGCTGTCACAAGCTTCTCCGCATAGGAAACATCGTAGTTGGAAACGAACACGACCTGCAAAATATCGTTTACCGCAGGGTCATTCTCTATCATGCGCCCGATCTCGTTGATGAATTTAATGACCCCTTTGGCAATATAATACCCCGGCGCCGCCTTGGAGCCGAAAATAAACGTTGTCCGCGGGAAATCCGTGAGCTCCCCGCTTTTGAGGCGGAAATAGATATCCAGGATGGAAAACGCGTTCAAAAGCTGCCGCTTGTATTCGTGCAGCCGCTTGATCTGGATATCGAACACCGAATCCGAACGCACGGCGATCCTGTCGCGCTTGTAAATATATTGCGCCAGCTTGTCCTTGCGCACCTGCTTGGCCTGGTTGAAGCGCTGCACAAAGCTGTCGTCCCCAATATACGGCTCAATGCCCCTGATCTGCTCCAAATCCTTGACCCAGCCCCAGCCGATCTTTTCGGAAATGAGCTCGGAAAGCTCCGGATCGCAAAGCGCAAGCCACCGGCGCTGCGTCACCCCATTCGTTTTATTGAGGAAGCGTTCGGGGAACCATTCATACCAGCTGCGCAAGACCTTGTCCTTTAAAAGCTCGGTGTGGATCGCCGCTACGCCATTGACCTTTTTGGAAGCGTACACGGCAAGGCGCGCCATGTGCACCGCGCCGCCGCACAAAATTTCGAGCTCATCCCTGTTTCTGTTGCCGATCTCCGAGAGCAGCCGGTCGTTTAAAAGCACGACGATCTCATAAAGGTCGGGCAACAAGCCACGGAACAATTCAATATCCCATGTTTCGAGCGCCTCGGTCATGATCGTATGGTTGGTGTAGGCAAATACATCGCGCGCCATCAAAAACGCGTCCTCAAATTCCACGCCCATATCCCCCAGCAATCGGATGAATTCCGGGATCGCGATCACCGGGTGCGTGTCGTTTAGCTGGATCGTATGGTATTTGGCAAAATCGCGGATATCACATTCGTAGTCGCGCCGATACCTGCGCAGTAAGTCCTGCAAGGACGCGCTGGTAAAGAAATACTCCTGCTTTAGGCGCAGCTCCTTGCCTTCACGTGTGCTGTCGTTGGGATACAGCACACGCGTGATCATCTCCGCGTTATTTTTCTCCGCAACCGCACCAGTATAATCCCCATCGTTGAATTTCCGGAAATCGAATTCGTTTAAAGCTTCCGACTGCCACAAGCGCAGCGTATTGACCTGCCCGCCTTCGTAGCCGATGACCGGCATATCGTAAGGTACGGCCTTTACCTCCTGATTATGGAATTTGACGACCACGCATTCGTCTTCCTTGCGCAAGAACCACGGGTCTGTATCGCTTTTCCAGTCGTCCGCGATTTCTATCTGGAACCCGTTTTCAAACTTCTGGCGGAAGAGGCCGTTTTTATACTTGATGCCGTAGCCGATGAGCGGCAGGCCCATCGTGGCCGCGGAATCCAGAAAGCAAGCCGCCAGCCTTCCAAGGCCGCCGTTGCCCGTCGCAGCGTCTTCCAAATCTTCCATTTTCTTGATATCCACACCGCGCGCAAGCAGCTCCGCCTTCAATTCCTTCAGCCAGCCCAGTGCATACAGGTTGTTGAACACCATGCGCCCGATCAGGTATTCCGCCGAAAAATAATACGCTTTGCGTTTCTGCGCGTCCCGTTCTTCGTTCCAAACGGGCGAGACTTCCTCTATGACTGCTTTTGCGATCGCGGCGTTCAGCTCCGCAGCCGTCGTATCGCACAATCGTTTTTGCATATCGTCCTCTATGATATGCTCTATCCTATCTAACGCTCTCATCGTTTCTCCTTACTGTATTCGCAATGAAAATATGCGAATTATAGCATTTATAAACCCTTTTGTCAAACCCGTCACGCCCCGCTTCCCACTCTTCACAAAACTTTTATAAAAGATATGATTTTGGTTGACGAAACGTCCTCAAATGCTATAATAAGGAATGTGACTGACTGGTCAGTCTCTTTTATTCAACACTATTATGACCAACATACGGCCAATGACGGAAGGGATTTACATCTATGTCAAAATTCAGCGTAAAAAAACCAATGACCATCTTCGTGGCGGTCGTCCTCGTGTGTATCCTGGGGTTCATTTCCTTTACGAGCATGCGCACCGACCTGCTTCCCAAGATGGATCTTCCTTATGTAATGGTACTGACGACCTATCCGGGCGCGAGCCCTGAAAAGATCGAGCAGACCGTGACGAGGCCGCTCGAGCAGACGCTTGCCACCACAAGCGGTATCAAGAACGTAACGAGCACCTCCAACGAGAACAGCAGTATGGTACTGCTTGAATTCACGCAGGGAACAAACATGGATAGCGTGATGATCGAGATGAGCGGTAAGATCGACATGGTCAAGGGGAACCTCGACGATGCGGTGGGTACGCCCACGCTTTTAAAGATCAATCCTGATATCATGCCCGTCATGATCGCAAGCGTCGATATAGAAGGGCAGGATATTACGCAGACCTCCAAGGCGGTGGAGGAAACGATCCTCCCTGAGTTCGAGCGCATCGACGGGGTCGCCTCCGTTACCGCGGCGGGGCTGGTGGAGGAATCCGTCAAGGTGACGCTCGACCAGGATAGGATCGACGAACTGAACCGCCGCGTGCTCGCTTCCGTGGATGAAAAGCTGGCCGAGGCGCAGGAGAAGATCGACGAGGCCAAGGACAAGATTGCAAGCGGCAAGGAGCAGCTTAATAGTATGAGCCAGACGCAGGCACAGCAACTTGTGGATGCGGGGCTCCAGCTTGACGCCGGACGGGAGCAGCTGCAGGGCGCGCTCGCGAGCTTGCCGCAAATGCAGCAGGAGCTTGAGGCGCAGCTTGCGGATTTAAAGGCGCAGCGCGATGGCCTTACCTCCCAGCTCGCGGATGCGACGGCAGGACGCGACGCGCTTGCCGCGCAGATCGCCGCCCTCGTGGCCGCGGGACAAAGCGTTCCCGATACGCTGACCGGGCAGCTTGATACGCTGGAAGCCGGAATCGCGCAGCTGCAGGACGGCCTCGCGCAGGTGGAAGCCGGAATCGCGCAACTGCAGGACGGCCTCGCGCAGATTCCCGACCAAAAGGCACAGCTTGAGGCCAAACTAAGCGAGCTTGACGAAGGGGAACGGCAGGTCGAGACCGGCAAGATGGCCCTTACCACAGGCATCGCGGAGGCGTCCGGCCAGCTTGCGGGCGGAGAGGCGCAGCTCAGCGCGCAGGAGCAGGAATTTGAGGCACAAAAGGACGCGGCCTACAAGCAGGCCGGCCTTGACGGTAAGATCACGCAGGAGACGGTGGGCCAGATCCTGTCTGCGGAAAATTTTTCCATGCCTGCTGGTTACATCAGGGACGGGGATGAGAATTTCCTTGTCAAGGTAGGCGACCAGTTCAAAGATATCGATGAAATCAGGAACCTTGTCGTGTTCGACATTCCCACGGGCGACATCGGACAGGTCAAGCTTTCGGACATCGCGACCGTTGAAATGACAGACAATAAGGATGACCTTTACGCAAAGATCAACGGCAACGACGGTATTCTTCTGACCTTCCAGAAACAGAGCACAGCTTCTACCACAGAGGTCTCCGAGCGGTTGGGCGAAACGATCAAGGCATTGGAGGCGCAAAACCCTAACTTGCACATCACGACCTTAAACGACCAGGGCGTATACATCAACATCGTACTGGATTCCGTGCTCAATAACCTTTTGCTGGGCGGTATTCTGGCGATCCTGATCCTGTTCCTCTTTTTAAAGGATATCAAACCGACGATCATCGTGGCGATCAGCATCCCGTTCAGCCTTTTGGCGGCGCTCACGCTGATGTATTTTGCCGGCGTTACCTTGAACGTCATCTCGCTTGCGGGCCTGGCCCTCGGCGTGGGTATGCTGGTGGATAACAGCATCGTCGTCATCGAGAATATTTACCGCCTGCGCGCGCTGGGCGTTTCAGCCGCCAAGGCGGCCGTCAAGGGCGCGTCACAGGTTGCTGGCGCGATCGCCGCTTCCACGCTGACCACAGTGTGCGTGTTCCTGCCCATTGTATTTACGGAAGGGCTGACACGCCAGCTGTTCGAGGATATGGGCCTTACCATTGCCTTTTCGCTGCTTGCGAGCCTGGTCATTGCGCTCACGCTTGTTCCGGCGATGGGTTCTACCATGATGAAAAACACCAAAGAGAAGCAGCATAAATGGTTTGATCAATTTACCGCCGGATATGAAAAGCTTTTGTCCGGGGCATTAAAGCGCAAATGGATCGTCGTCGTTTTGGTTGTCGGCCTGTTCGTATTCAGTGTCGCCAACATCTTTACGATGGGCACGTCCCTGATGCCTAAAATGGACAGCAGCGAAATCATGATCACCATGAACATGCCCAAGGACAGCACGACGCAGCAGACGCGCGATATGAGCGATGAGATTCTCGCGCGCCTGACAACAGTACCGGATGTAAAAACCATCGGCGCCATGGAAGGCGGAACCATGTCCATCCTCGGCGGCGGCAGTTCTGCCGGGGGCAACAACACCAGCATGATGATGTATGCCGTTTTGGAGGAGGAAAAAACGCATACCAGCGCGCAGGTTGCGCAGATGATGCGCGACCAGGTCGCCGATCTCCCCGCAACGGTGGAAATCAGCGATTCCACGATGGATATGTCCGCGCTTTCGGGCTCCGGCCTGGAGGTCGTTTTGAAGGGCGACGACCTGGATACCTTAAAAACCATCGCGCAGGACATGACCGGCCTGATGGAGCAGACGGAGGGCCTGACGAACATTGACAACGGCCTTAACGAATCCTCGCAGGAAACGCGTATCGTCGTCGACAAAAACAAGGCGATGGCCTACGGCCTGACGGTCGCGCAGGTATACCAACAGGTCGCCGCAGAGCTTGCGGCCGGCAAGACGGCGACTACCGTGACGTTTGAAACGCAGGATTACCCTGTGATCGTAGAAAACAGCCCGCAGGACAGCATTTCGCTGGACAAACTGAACGACTTCCCGCTAAAAGGGACAAAGGACGGCGAGGAGGAGGAAGTAAAGCTTTCGGATATCGCACAGGTATCGCAGGAACAGAGCCTGACCTCCATCAACCACGACGGGCAGGTGCGTACAATGTCTATCACGGCGGAAGTGGATGCAGACCACAACATCGGCCTTGTCAGCCGCGAGTTCTCGCAGAAGTTGGGCGGCTACCAGGTACCGGACGGCTACAGCGTGGAAATCGCCGGGGAAAACCAGACGATAACGGATACGTTCAGCAACCTGATCTATATGTTCATGCTTGCGGTCGTGCTCATTTACCTGATCATGGTGGCCCAGTTCCAGTCCCTAAAATCGCCGTTCATCATCCTGTTCACCATACCCCTCGCGTTTACGGGCGGCCTGCTTGCTCTGCTGCTGACGGGCATGGAGCTTAGCATGATCGCCCTGCTGGGATTTTTGATCCTTGCGGGCATCGTGGTCAACAATGGGATCGTGTTCGTGGATTACGTCAACCAGCTGCGCCTTGCGGGCATCGAAAAGAACGAAGCGCTGCTGCGCGCAGGCAAGGCGCGTATCCGTCCGATTTTAATGACGGCCTTAACGACCGTACTCGGCCTTGTACCGCTCGGATTCGGTATGGGCCAGGGTGCGGAAATGCTCCAGCCTATGGCGGTCGTGACGATCGGCGGGTTGATCTACGCGACATTCATGACGCTGTTCTTTGTTCCCGTGATGTATGACGGGATGAACAAAAGGCCGATCAAGCAGGTTCTTTTGGAGGAGGGTCTTGACGATGATATCCCCGAAATATAAAGAAAAAGAGCTCACCATCATGCGCGCGCTTTTGGATCTCATCAGCGGCGGCGCAAGCATTGCCGAGATCAAGGCTTCGGATATCGCGGATGCAGCGGGGATCGGCAAGGGGACGCTGTACAATTATTTCACATCCAAGGAAGATATCTTCGCAAAGACGATCATGTACAGCATTAAGACACAGCTTTTTACGATCTTTGAGCAAATGCGGCAGGCGGAAGGGTTTCAGGAAAAATGTTATACCGTGCTGCGCATCGTAAACGGGATCATCATGAACAAAAACTCCGACTTCCACCTTGTCCTGTTCAACGTAGGCGGCAAGGATATGGAGCACTTTTTTAACGGCGACCTTGCCTTTGTGCAGGAATACCTCTCTATGATCCATAAGCGGGTGCTGCTGCTGGCAGACCTTGGCGCACGCGAGGGGGTGATCCCGCCGTATACGGATGAAGAATATACTTACAGTGCGTTTGCAGGCGCGCTGATGAGCTTTATCCATGCGCGCTGCCGCAGGGAGGATATGGACGGTGATATGCTGCAGGCCGCCATGGACAATGCTTACCGGCTGCTTGTAAAGGCGCTTTCTTAAAGCCAGGCATCAAAAAAGGCTGTGCAAATATCTGCACAGCCTTTTTACTGCTTTGCTTTCAATCCAATATCGAAAGGAGCTCCGGAAATTCGCGGATCACATGCGTGGGGCGGTACCTTTCGATCACACTCTGCGGATCGCGCGCCCACGAGATATCCGTGACCGCGAGGCAGCAATCCCAACCTGCGTCTTTGGCAATCTCCATGTCGCGTCCCGCGTCCCCGATCAATAGTACGCTCCCCTTTTTACAGTGCGCCCGGTAGACATCCATGCAACGCCGTTCCTTATCCGATTCCTGCTGCGTCGCACCCTCCACCGTTATGAAATAATCCTTAAGATTGTGCAGCATAAGAATTCGATCCGCAACCGGCTGCAGGCTGTTTGTGACAACACCCATCGGATATCCGCGCTGTTTGAGCGCCGTAAAAACTTCGTTGGCGCCGTCGATCAGCGGGATCTTTTCAATAAGGTCGTCCGCCCCGCTCCGGTAAAACGCCGCCAGCTTTTCGTAAACTTCATCGACACGTTCTTCGGGAAGCCCGATATTGCGGAACATATCTTCGATCGTGAACCCCAGTCCCAAAATCGTATCTCCCATGCTGACGTTGATTTCGTGCATGTTAAAAAAGCGGTGGTAGGCAGCGATATGAAAAGGGGCGGAATCGATGAACGTCCCGTCCATATCAAAGATCAAAAAGTCATATTTGGACATCGTTTCTCCTCTTTTTCAAAAAAAACATACAAGCGTACCATAACACAGCACGCCTCGTCCGTCAACCTTGCCGCGCGCGTTGCTTCTGCTTTCCGGCTGGTATATAATGATGCCATGCACACGTTTACGGAGGTATTGGGATGCAATATACGGATATCGATTCCCTTTCACGGGAAAAGCTGCTTGAGCTTTGCAGGATATATGCAAAAAACTGGCTGGCACACGATGGCTGCTGGTTTTTGTCCATCGAGCAAAAGCGCGGCATAAAGGAAGCTATGGAGCACGACGCGAATGCCTGGCGGCAGTTCACCGCTATCGAGGCGCGGCGCTTAAAAGAATTTTTGGGCCTTGGGGAATATGCGGGGACGGAAGGCCTTGCGCTTGCTTTCCGTTTCCGGCTGCAAGCCTCGCTCAACCAGCCGGAGATTACGATCGACGGTAACACCGTTACTTACCGCGCGCGTCATTGCCGCACGCAGGATGCGCGTAAGCGCAAAGGCCTCGATGATTTTCCGTGCCTGAGCGTTGGGCTGGAGGAATACTCCGGGTTCGCAAAAGCAATCGACCCACGCTTTGAGACGGAGGTTGTAAGCTGCCCGCCCAACCTCACCGAAGAGGGAGCGTGGTGCGTATGGAAATTTACGTTAAAAGAAGACCCTGCGGCGGTTTGATCCCGCAGCGGGGCCTTTTGCCGCATGGTTCGTTTTTTCAAACGTTTCCCTGATCCCCAAATTCCACTTCCTTTTTGCAACATATTATAACAGGAATTTTCTTGATGGTGCAAAAGCTGTCTGGAAGCCGGGCCTTTTATCGATCGCGGTCACCGGGCACGTTTCTGCGCACAGCCCGCAATGCAGGCAGTTTTCCTGCCGGATCACGTAGGGCGTACCTGCCTTGATACACTGCTGCGGACATACCGATGCGCATGTCCCGCATTCGATACATCCGTCGGTGATCAGGAAACCTTTGTATGTTTCCTCCTGTTTGCCGACCAAAAACGTTTCGCGGAATACCGGCGTTTGGGAAAGGTTGAAATATTCGCCCTGCCCTTCGTACAAGCAGAAGACCTCTAAGATGTTGCGGCTGTCGCCCGGATAGACCTCGTTCATGGAGGGGTTTTGTTCAAAGATGGGCCGCAGGTAGTCCTGCTCCACCTGTTTTACCTTGCCGCGCAAACAGAGCATCTCCCAGTTTTTCGTCAGTCCCGTGAGCGCAACGAATTCCTGGTCTAAAAGCTGCCGGTAAAAGTTCTTCCCGCGCGCCGTCAAAAAATACAGGCAATCGTCCTCCACCATCATGACGTCGATGATGCGCACCTCCGGTTTTCCCGACTCATCTACGGTGGCAAAGGCGCAATCCTTCACTTCACGTATCATTTGCAAATATTCTTTTGTTTCCATGGTCTTTCCCCCCAATATTTCTTGCTGAAAAATCCAGCGTACTATGGTAAAATAAACGCGTATCTTAATTTTGAAACAAAGGAGCTTCATCATGATAGTAGAACCAAAAGTCAGGGGCTTTATCTGTACGACGGCGCATCCTGCGGGCTGCCGTGAAAATGTGCGGCGGCAGATCGAATACGTGAAGGGGCAACCGAAAACACCGGGCGCAAAAAATGTGCTGGTGATCGGTTCGTCCACCGGATACGGCCTTTCGTCCCGTATTGCGGCTGCATATTCGTGCGGCGCATCGACGGTCGGCGTAATGTTCGAGCGTCCGGCAAACGGCAAGCGCACCGCTTCTTCCGGCTGGTACAACACCGCCGCCTTTGAAGAATTTGCCCACGCAGACGGTCTCTATGCAAAGACCATCAACGGCGACGCATTCTCCAGGGAGATCAAGGAACAGGCCATAGGCCTGATCCGTCGCGACTTAGGGCAGGTGGATATGGTCGTTTACAGCCTTGCCTCCCCGCGCAGGACGGTCGCGGACGGCACGACTTATTCCTCCGTCCTCAAGACGACGGACAGCGACTATACCAACAAGACCATCGACCTGAATACCCGGAAAATATCCGAGGTCACCGTTACCCCCGCAACGCAGCAGGAGATAGACGATACCGTCAAAGTCATGGGCGGTGAGGACTGGAAAGACTGGATCGCCGCATTGGGCAGCGCGGGCGTCCTTGCAGGGGGCGCGACCACGGTCGCCTATTCTTATATCGGGCCGGAGCTGACCTACCCGATGTACACCAACGGCTCCATCGGCAAGGCAAAGGAACACTTGTTTGCGACGTCGCAGGAGATCGCGCGGGAGTTCCCCGGCGTTTCCGCTTATATTTCCGTCAACAAAGGGCTTGTAACACAGTCTTCTGCCGCGATCCCCATCGTCCCGCTTTACATCTCCATCCTTTACCGGGTCATGAAAGACATGGGACTGCATGAGGGCTGCATCGAGCAAATGTACCGTATGCTGCACGACCGCCTGCTTGCAAAGGACGTTCCCACGGACGAACGCGGCATGATCCGTTTGGACGACTGGGAAATGCGCAAAGACGTGCAGGACGCGGTGAGCGCGGCGTGGGATAAGATCTCCGATGAAAATTTGGAGCAGCTCGCGGACGTTGCCGGATACTGGGAGGATTTTTACCAGATGTTCGGCTTTGATATCCCAGGGGTAGATTACAGCGCGGACGTTAATACGGAAGTCAGCGTGCCGAGCATCGGCGAATGAGGGGGGACGAACCATGCTTGTATTGATCGATCATGCCAATATTGACGAAATCCGGAAGCTATACGACAGCTTCCCTTATGACGGGGTCACCACCAACCCGTCCATCCTGTTGAAGGAACACCAGAACATTTTCCATGTATTAAAGGAGATCCGCTCGTTTATTCCCAAGGAATCCATGCTGCACGCGCAGCTTATTTCCGACACAGCGGAAAAAATGGTGGACGAAGCGCATTTCATGCTGCGGGAATTAGGGGACGACCTGTTCGTCAAGGTGCCGGTCACCCCCGAAGGGCTGCGCGCCATCCGCCTGCTGAAAAAGGAAGGCATCAACATCACGGCGACCGTCGTCTATAACGCCATGCAGGCCTTTATGGCGGCCAAGGCGGGCGCGCGTTTTGCCGCGCCGTACATCAACCGCCTCGATAACATGGGCGCGGACGGGATCCAGGTGGCAAAGGACATCCACGACATTTTCCGCATCCACAACTTAGAGGCGCAGGTCATTGCGGCAAGCTTCCGCAATTCGCACCAGGTGCTGAGCCTGTGCAAATATGGCGTAGGCGCGGTCACTGCGGGGCCGGACGTGCTGCGTGCGCTCACTTACCACGACGCAACGATGTGCGCGGACGAAAACTTCGGACAAGATTTCCTGGCGCTGGTGAACGAAGTAGAGGGAACGCACCTGAAGTAAGCAATAGGAAAAAAGGACTGCCATCAAAAGCAGTCCTTTTTTGTATCGTTTACAGGAACTTGTCGTACTCGTTGCACAAAAGGTGCAGCGGCTGCTCGTCTTCTTCGATGCCCGAAAAACGGCTGGCGTCTTCCGCCCAGTAATTATCCGTGTTGTCGTCGTTGACGGAGGATACCTCCCAGGCGATCAGGTCTCCCGTTCCCTTTTCCGCGCCGAAGGTATGGAGCGAATACGGCGCTAAGGTGATGCTGTTGCCGCGCGTGATCAGGAACTTTTCACCCGCCTTGACTGTCCTGGGGATCCCGTCGCAATAGAACGTAACGTCACTTTCGGTGTCCGGCTGCAAGTCCTTCGTTACATTGTAAAGGATCATGAACATATCCCCGCCGCCGCGGTTGATGATATCTTCCGTTTTTGTAACGTGGTAATGGAGCGGCAGCCTCTGGCCGTCCTTTACAAAAAGCATTTTTTCAGCGTACGGCGTGCCTACGCCCGGCTCATCCTGCAAACCGTTACGGATGGTGAAAAGGACTGCCCCTATTTCGTCAAAATT contains these protein-coding regions:
- a CDS encoding transaldolase family protein, translated to MLVLIDHANIDEIRKLYDSFPYDGVTTNPSILLKEHQNIFHVLKEIRSFIPKESMLHAQLISDTAEKMVDEAHFMLRELGDDLFVKVPVTPEGLRAIRLLKKEGINITATVVYNAMQAFMAAKAGARFAAPYINRLDNMGADGIQVAKDIHDIFRIHNLEAQVIAASFRNSHQVLSLCKYGVGAVTAGPDVLRALTYHDATMCADENFGQDFLALVNEVEGTHLK
- a CDS encoding D-lyxose/D-mannose family sugar isomerase translates to MKRSEVNQILQKTKEALEAHMIRLPDFAYWTLDDWKNSKEDTSRIRRVMQGWDLTDFGMKNFDEIGAVLFTIRNGLQDEPGVGTPYAEKMLFVKDGQRLPLHYHVTKTEDIINRGGGDMFMILYNVTKDLQPDTESDVTFYCDGIPRTVKAGEKFLITRGNSITLAPYSLHTFGAEKGTGDLIAWEVSSVNDDNTDNYWAEDASRFSGIEEDEQPLHLLCNEYDKFL
- the fabV gene encoding enoyl-ACP reductase FabV — encoded protein: MIVEPKVRGFICTTAHPAGCRENVRRQIEYVKGQPKTPGAKNVLVIGSSTGYGLSSRIAAAYSCGASTVGVMFERPANGKRTASSGWYNTAAFEEFAHADGLYAKTINGDAFSREIKEQAIGLIRRDLGQVDMVVYSLASPRRTVADGTTYSSVLKTTDSDYTNKTIDLNTRKISEVTVTPATQQEIDDTVKVMGGEDWKDWIAALGSAGVLAGGATTVAYSYIGPELTYPMYTNGSIGKAKEHLFATSQEIAREFPGVSAYISVNKGLVTQSSAAIPIVPLYISILYRVMKDMGLHEGCIEQMYRMLHDRLLAKDVPTDERGMIRLDDWEMRKDVQDAVSAAWDKISDENLEQLADVAGYWEDFYQMFGFDIPGVDYSADVNTEVSVPSIGE